Proteins encoded within one genomic window of Trichomycterus rosablanca isolate fTriRos1 chromosome 7, fTriRos1.hap1, whole genome shotgun sequence:
- the LOC134317788 gene encoding uncharacterized protein LOC134317788, whose translation MEIQRESLQTPENDGMDPITSLVDGIMEQIQDSPGSTNVPLSQNVHGKVGGIDSCTSVTSKELNVVSTLLTDSILEEIKATNVPLSKNVDKKVGGIESITSITSEELNVVSTLLTDSVLEEIKATSVPLSQNVDEKVGGIESITSITSEELNVVSSQLTDYVLDEIKATFGQKEENQKSTTTGRIPIIFKITVKKLPAKAPAKEPSCTADKMKKKKDQILGFFSRSWKTMKRIFTRRSNRVSPA comes from the exons atggaaaTCCAAAGAGAATCCTTACAGACGCCCGAGAACGACGGCATGGACCCCATCACCAGCCTCGTCGACGGAATCATGGAGCAGATCCAGGACTCACCGGGGAGCACCAACGTCCCCCTGTCACAAAATGTGCATGGGAAGGTTGGGGGCATTGACTCCTGCACCAGCGTCACATCAAAGGAGCTTAATGTGGTCTCCACTCTGTTGACCGACTCCATCCTGGAGGAGATCAAGGCCACCAACGTCCCCCTGTCCAAAAACGTGGACAAGAAGGTCGGGGGCATTGAGTccatcaccagcatcacatcAGAGGAGCTTAATGTGGTCTCCACTCTGCTGACCGACTCCGTCCTGGAGGAGATCAAGGCCACCAGCGTTCCCCTGTCCCAAAATGTGGACGAGAAGGTCGGGGGCATTGAGTccatcaccagcatcacatcAGAGGAGCTTAATGTGGTTTCTTCTCAGCTGACCGACTACGTCCTGGACGAGATCAAGGCCACTTTCGGTCAAAAGGAGGAGAATCAGAAATCCACCACGACTGGCCGGATCCCGATCATCTTCAAAATCACTGTTAAGAAGCTACCTGCTAAAGCTCCAGCTAAAGAACCATCCT GCACCGCAGAcaagatgaagaagaagaaggaccAGATCCTGGGATTCTTCAGCAGATCCTGGAAGACCATGAAGAGGATCTTCACCAGAAGATCGAACCGAGTTTCTCCAGCCTAA